A genomic window from Gossypium hirsutum isolate 1008001.06 chromosome D10, Gossypium_hirsutum_v2.1, whole genome shotgun sequence includes:
- the LOC107943589 gene encoding probable methyltransferase PMT11 — MKLLGNVDLLTSQTAIKFAAFIFISVSFFYLGKHWSDGSRQLIFFSRQSPSATASHIPTVGISPNFNKEFNISALISATEPETESKPVDPVKNDGKPVSASEAHSPQHPTMTPPPVIKSYGIVDENGTMSDEFEIGEFDPNLVENWGNGTETQEETKTEGATSTFRVKKFGLCDESMREYIPCLDNVEAIKRLKSTEKGERFERHCPEKGKGLNCLVPAPKGYRPPIPWPRSRDEVWFYNVPHTRLVDDKGGQNWISKKGKDKFSFPGGGTQFIHGADQYLNQISKMVPEITFGQHIRVVLDVGCGVASFGAYLLSRNVITMSIAPKDVHENQIQFALERGVPAMAAAFATRRLLYPSQAFDLIHCSRCRINWTRDDGILLLEVNRMLRAGGYFAWAAQPVYKHEQALEEQWEEMLNLTTRLCWTLVKKEGYIAIWQKPFNNSCYLSREAGTIPPLCDPNDDPDNVWYVDLKACISRIPENGYGADVAPWPARLQTPPDRLQSIHIESYIARKELFKAESKYWNEIVASYVRALHWKKYKLRNVMDMRAGFGGFAAAMIDNQLDAWVLNVVPVSGPNTLPVIYDRGLIGVMHDWCESFDTYPRTYDLLHAAGLFSVERKRCNMSTIMLEMDRILRPGGRAYIRDSLDVMDELQDIAKAMGWHPTLRDTSEGPHASYRILVCDKRLLRS, encoded by the exons ATGAAACTTCTCGGCAATGTCGATCTCCTCACGAGCCAAACGGCGATCAAATTCGCCGCCTTCATTTTCATCTCCGTCTCTTTCTTTTACTTAGGTAAACACTGGTCCGACGGTTCGCGccagctcattttcttctcccGCCAATCACCTTCCGCGACGGCTTCGCATATACCTACCGTCGGTATTTCTCCCAATTTCAATAAAGAATTCAATATTTCCGCTCTCATTAGTGCCACAGAACCGGAAACCGAATCGAAACCGGTTGATCCAGTAAAAAATGATGGGAAACCGGTGTCGGCATCGGAGGCACATTCACCTCAGCATCCAACTATGACTCCGCCGCCGGTGATAAAGAGTTACGGAATCGTGGATGAGAATGGTACGATGTCGGATGAGTTCGAGATCGGGGAGTTCGATCCGAATTTGGTGGAGAATTGGGGAAATGGGACGGAGACCCAGGAGGAAACGAAAACGGAAGGTGCTACGTCTACGTTTAGGGTTAAGAAGTTTGGGCTTTGTGATGAGAGTATGAGAGAGTATATTCCTTGTTTGGATAATGTGGAAGCGATTAAGAGGCTTAAATCGACAGAAAAAGGAGAAAGATTTGAACGGCACTGTCCGGAGAAAGGGAAAGGATTGAATTGCTTGGTTCCGGCTCCGAAAGGGTACCGGCCTCCGATCCCTTGGCCTAGAAGCCGCGATGAg GTATGGTTCTATAATGTCCCTCATACTCGACTGGTAGATGACAAAGGTGGTCAAAATTGGATTTCCAAAAAAGGGAAGGATAAATTCAGCTTTCCTGGAGGTGGCACACAATTCATACATGGGGCAGATCAGTACCTGAATCAAATTTCTAAg ATGGTCCCTGAGATTACATTTGGTCAGCATATTCGTGTTGTTCTGGATGTTGGATGTGGTGTGGCAAGTTTTGGAGCTTATTTGTTATCACGGAATGTTATAACCATGTCAATAGCTCCCAAAGATGTCCATGAAAACCAGATTCAATTTGCACTTGAACGTGGAGTGCCTGCAATGGCAGCTGCATTTGCAACTCGTCGTTTATTGTACCCCAGTCAAGCCTTTGATTTGATACATTGTTCTAGATGTCGTATCAATTGGACCCGTGATG ATGGAATTTTGCTCCTTGAGGTGAACAGAATGCTTAGAGCTGGTGGATATTTTGCTTGGGCAGCACAGCCTGTTTACAAACACGAACAAGCCCTTGAGGAACAGTGGGAAG AGATGCTTAACCTTACTACTCGCCTCTGCTGGACTCTTGTAAAGAAGGAAGGGTACATTGCAATATGGCAGAAGCCTTTTAATAACAGCTGTTATTTAAGCCGGGAAGCTGGGACTATTCCTCCTTTGTGTGATCCAAATGATGACCCGGATAATGTTTG GTATGTTGATCTAAAGGCATGTATTAGTCGAATTCCTGAGAATGGATATGGTGCAGACGTTGCTCCTTGGCCTGCTCGTTTGCAAACCCCACCCGATAGGCTGCAGAGCATACATATCGAATCCTACATAGCTAGAAAAGAACTCTTCAAGGCTGAATCAAAATACTGGAATGAAATAGTGGCAAGCTATGTCCGTGCTCTACATTGGAAGAAGTATAAACTAAGAAATGTAATGGACATGAGAGCTGGCTTTGGAGG ATTTGCTGCAGCAATGATTGACAATCAACTCGATGCTTGGGTTCTAAATGTAGTCCCTGTTAGTGGGCCCAATACCTTGCCTGTTATATATGATCGTGGATTAATAGGGGTCATGCATGACTG GTGTGAGTCGTTTGATACATACCCACGGACCTATGACTTATTGCATGCAGCTGGCCTCTTCTCGGTTGAGAGGAAAAG ATGCAATATGTCTACCATCATGCTTGAAATGGACCGGATATTACGACCCGGTGGACGAGCATACATCCGCGATTCTCTTGATGTTATGGATGAACTTCAAGATATCGCAAAAGCCATGGGTTGGCATCCTACTCTACGCGATACATCCGAGGGTCCTCATGCAAGTTATAGGATCTTGGTATGTGACAAGCGCCTACTCCGCAGTTGA
- the LOC107943590 gene encoding protein HESO1 yields the protein MNSQSQVESTLKEILEVVKPLHEDWVTRFKIINELREVVQSIENLRGATVEPFGSFVSNLFSRWGDLDISIEVSFGQCVSSAGKKRKQTLLGELLRALRKQGGWSRLKFIPSARIPILKIVSKWQNISCDISIDNIQGEIKSKFLFWLNEIDGRFRDMVLLVKEWAKANGINNPKTGTFNSYSLSLLVIFHFQTCVPPILPPLKDIYPTNVVDDLTGAKVDAERRIAQVCSSNIARFKSSTSRIVNRSSLSELFISFIAKFSEINLKASELGICTFTGQWEYIANNTRWLPRTYAIFIEDPFEQPENSARAVGQKQLVKIAEVFETTRCILISANITRNTLLPTLVGPQTSRFLIKKHPTVYPNSNYRYYRNTPPQAHRVVQSPLQTQYHLWQPQYKNSRPSTSQMQHQGPRMVPSTPKPQSQFARMRVPNGPRLPNHQFQKPNPSVPQDQVQVQVQPQIQRPRTEGYNVKFGTRGPHQVQHNQGQMWRPKYDK from the exons ATGAATTCACAAAGTCAAGTGGAGTCAACTCTCAAGGAAATACTCGAAGTGGTCAAGCCGTTGCATGAAGACTGGGTTACTCGGTTTAAGATCATCAATGAACTGCGTGAAGTCGTTCAATCTATCGAAAATTTAAGAG GTGCAACTGTGGAGCCATTTGGATCCTTTGTGTCTAATCTCTTTTCACGGTGGGGAGACTTGGATATTTCTATAGAGGTATCTTTCGGTCAATGTGTTTCATCAGCTGGAAAGAAACGGAAACAGACTTTACTTGGAGAGTTACTACGAGCTTTAAGAAAACAAG GTGGATGGTCGAGGTTAAAATTTATTCCTAGTGCAAGAATTCCCATTTTGAAAATCGTAAGCAAATGGCAAAACATCTCTTGTGATATTTCAATTGATAATATCCAGGGCGAAATTAAGTCCAAGTTCTTGTTTTGGCTCAATGAGATTGATGGTCGATTTCGTGACATGGTTTTACTG GTGAAGGAATGGGCAAAGGCTAATGGTATTAATAACCCGAAAACCGGGACTTTCAACTCGTACTCCCTCAGTTTGCTAGTGATTTTCCATTTTCag ACATGTGTACCTCCAATTTTACCTCCTTTAAAAGATATATACCCAACGAACGTTGTCGATGATCTTACAG GTGCCAAAGTCGACGCGGAGAGACGTATTGCACAAGTATGTTCGTCTAACATTGCCAGGTTTAAATCAAGCACAAGTAGAATCGTAAATCGAAGTTCTTTGTCCGAGCTGTTTATTTCCTTCATTGCAAAG TTTTCAGAGATAAACTTGAAGGCCTCAGAGTTGGGAATCTGCACATTTACTGGACAATGGGAGTATATAGCAAACAATACGAGATGGTTGCCCCGGACTTATGCAATATTC ATTGAAGATCCTTTCGAACAGCCCGAAAATTCTGCTAGGGCAGTCGGTCAGAAACAACTGGTAAAGATAGCTGAAGTATTTGAGACGACTCGTTGTATTCTAATCTCAGCCAATATCACCCGAAATACTCTCCTCCCCACATTAGTTGGACCACAAACATCACGATTCCTTATCAAAAAACACCCAACCGTGTACCCAAACAGCAACTACAGGTACTACCGAAATACTCCTCCGCAGGCACATCGGGTTGTGCAATCACCTTTGCAAACGCAGTACCATCTGTGGCAGCCGCAGTACAAGAACTCGAGGCCTTCAACCTCGCAAATGCAGCATCAAGGTCCGAGAATGGTGCCCTCAACACCGAAACCGCAGTCTCAATTTGCGAGAATGAGGGTGCCGAATGGACCGCGCCTGCCAAACCATCAATTTCAGAAGCCGAACCCTTCGGTCCCACAAGATCAGGTTCAAGTGCAAGTGCAACCACAGATTCAGAGACCAAGGACAGAAGGTTATAATGTAAAGTTTGGGACTAGAGGGCCTCATCAGGTGCAGCATAATCAAGGGCAAATGTGGAGGCCAAAATATGATAAATAG